In Cryptococcus gattii WM276 chromosome B, complete sequence, the DNA window TTAATGTATTTTATTTGTATATACACATTACACAGATATATATGTGTACATGTATGTACATTTGCGTTGTGCAGAAGATTACACCCTTTGCATTTAGTCTTCCATCGGATCCCTACGAATCCCCTTGAAATTTTGTGGCAAACATATATAACCCTCAAAATTCAAAATAGAAGAATAATATACGTCCTTAAAAGCTTTCCTCCAGCCTCGGGACGACGACGGCCTCAGAAGGCGGAAGGCGCCAAATAAGCAAGCAATGGTGGATAGAAGATGATGCATGGGGTACTTGGCATTTGTCGGCAAGTCCGAAGAATGATTTGGACTTTGATCTAAAGCCTCATATTTCGGACATTGAGGTAAAGATGACAGTTTGATGCAGGATGCGGATGCTTATCGGACATCCGAAATCCGAAAAATCAAGAAAGCTGGGACTGCGGAAGATGTCAAGGAAACCTTTAATAGCATCGGCGATAGACAGTTTCGGGCGGTAGCGACAAAGGTCCAAAAGTCCGCATCGCAAGTCGCATTTCTATTTTTGAGCAGAAATTTGGACATGTCCGCGCGGCAGACAGGTAAGGCATGCGTACATGCATGTACTATATGTAATCCATCGGTACATAATTTTTTGGGGGATGATCGAGAGAAACGGAAAAAGGGGCAAATAAGGACGGAAAAATAAATTACTTGTAAAAATGTGCAGTGAAACCAAATAGAAGGTACTAACCATACTGATTAGTAAATTTGAAATGGATTCTTAAGAAATTATGGCTCTGCCTCGCGACCCACACGACCCACGACCCAGAAACCCACGACCCTCGACCCAGAAACCCACGACCCTCGACCCTCGACCCAGTTGCAACCTTGGCGACATGCGAGATAACTAACGACGATACACGATAGACGACGGACGATAATCAACCCAACATTCAATAGCTCAACTATTCGAATCCATCTGCTGCGACTAGTCTTTGAAGCAGAAAACCCTTCTACCGCTCATCAGTTCTTCCCAGTTCCAGCAAGGAACTAAAACCAATGTATTGTGTTCTGCCCTGCCTTTTTTTGAGGTCGGCATGATGTCGTACGTCGCATGGCACGCAGAggatcttcttctgcagTTGCATTACTGTCTCGTCCTTCCAGTTTTTAGTTCCTACGTTATACCTTCGAACTTTGAATAATGTCTTCTTGCCCGAGTGTGTTGAGGCACAGATTCTAATTTTAGGTTAGTAACTATTATTCAGCCAGTCCGTCATTACCAGCCACCACCAgtcatcttcttcgcttGATCTGGGACCTACTTGAATGCACACCACACAATGCATGGCGTACAACAGGACGTACCAAACACAACGTACAAAAAGCTCGCAAGACACTCAtcatgaagaagaaacgTCTATTTTTATTAAGTGTTGGACAACGGTTcgttgaagaagataaagaGGGGGATTGTAGTATGTCGCTTCTACCGGTAACGGGAAGGTCTTCTACTACCAACAATCGTGGTCGGAGAACCTGAACAACAGAAGAGTCTTATATAACTATTCAGCTTCAACACTTGCTTCTTTTATTAGTAATACTGTCTGCTATGGTCTGTAGCCCATACAGGCCAGACCATCAACATTACTTTCCTCAATCGCAACATACAGTATGCAGCAAAGAACGTAACATGGGTCATAACTGGATAAAGAGTGTTGAGCGAGGGCATTTGCACGCAGTGCGGACGTGGCAAGGAGGCAGCAAACAGCAGGCGGCAGGCACCAGGACGTGAAGAGACAAACAGCAGTGTGCCTTTAATTTCAGGAACGATACCGGTTTTGCTGCGTGCCGTAAGCACCCGAGTTTGTGCTGTTGTCTTTTGTTTGTTGTCTTTTGTTCTCGGTTTCATTCTGTAACTCACACTATTCGGTGTCTCCTCATATTCCTCCCCTTCCGTCCTATGCTTCACATGATGCATGCGATCCGTGCCTCGCATACACCTTTAGTTTGCCGTCGATCTCCCTTGTGTGCGTCATCTTACCTTGTCTCCTAAACTCATTCTTCGTCCTGCGTGGTCGCCGTGTGCTGTCTGTTGTCGGCATAGCTTGTAATAGAAAAAGGATATTGATCGGCCTTACAACAGCTGAAACAGACGCTTCCGCCCATTGATACTTACACACACGGTCCAAGCGGATCTGCTTGCTGCTGTTGCAGGACGGAATAAAAACCTAGAAGCTGATGGCTACCATCATCCCATTAATCATCCAGAGACCCATCTCCGTGAACCAGCCTTAATTTGATCCCTCGCCATCTTCTATATCAAACCTTTCTGAGTTTGCTGTACAATAGCAGCGAACAATCGATTCCTTTAACCTCCAGTGCTTTGCCCCATAGCGTACTACAGCGAATCAAGAGCCAGTGACCTGTGAGTACTGAGTGCTTCACTTTTGGAAGTGACGGGCTCCCAGCTCGAGGTTTGATAGATCTTTTGACTGTATCCTTCAGCGGCTGAGTGTCCGTGCGGCATGGGGCCACACACTATGTTTTTACATATATGCCTTGCTGATTCTTTTCCTATCTTCCATCGCAGACTCCCTTTTTTGTCTTTATTACCATCCTTTTCCCATAGTCCATATtacttcttccttctccattcCATCTCGTTCACCATGGGCTGTACTCAATCTACCGAGGATGTTGCCGCCAAAGCGAGTAAGTTGCGGATCATCGCACAACATTAGCGGCAGCTGACGAGTTATTGAAGGAAGCGCCGATATCGACGAGCAGCTGAAGAGAGATCGTGCCAATCTTAGAAATGAGATCAAGATGCTTTTACTGGGTGCGGGTGAATCAGGAAAGTCAACGGTGCTCAAGCAGATGCGTCTGATATATAACAAGTGAGTATGAGTATCGTCAGTAATCGATTCAAATTCCGGTCACATCTAACAAGGTACTCATAGACCGTATGATGCGGAAGAACGGGACAGCTATAGAGAGATAGTCTACTCCAACACTGTCCAATCCATGCGAGTTCTCTTGGAAGGTGTGCAGTTCATGGACATTCCCATTGATCCCTTAAATCGATCTCGGTGGGAGCTTATTATGGCGGCACCACCTCAGATAGAAGGAGATGCCTTTCCCCCCAAGTTGGCGGACGCGGTTGCTGGATTATGGAAAGACTACGGCGTGCAACAGGCGTTCTTTAGAAGAAATGAGCTGCAGTTGAACGATTCTGCACCATAGTGAGTGGCAAAGTGTTACAAGTGGCCCATATGAATGTTAACCGTCATGCAGTTACTTTGAAGCTATCTCCAGGATTGCCAAGCCAAACTACATGCCCACTGATCAGGACATATTAAGAGCGCGAGTCAAGACGACTGGCATCACGTTAGTATCAATAGATTATAAGGACGCACAGTAGACAGGAGCTGATTGATCCATGCGCAGCGAGACCTACTTCAAGATCGGAGAACTAACTTATAAACTTTTCGATGTTGGTGGTCAACGGTCGGAACGACGGAAATGGTTGAATATCTTCGACTCGGTCACTGCGCTCGTTTTTCTAATCGCTATCAGCGAATGTAGGGTCCTCCTGTGAAGTATTGAGACTCATAGCTGACTTTCCCGCCTCGCGCCTGGCAGATGACCAAAAGCTGTACGAAGACGAGACTGTCAATCGTATGCAAGAAGCCATGACACTCTTTGAATCCGTTGCCAACTCTCGATGGTTCACCAAGACTTCAATTATCCTTTTCCTCAATAAGATTGACATCTTCCGCGAAAAGCTGCCTGTATCACCTTTATCAAATACTTTCCCCGACTTCAGAGGAGGTAATGATTACGACATGGCTTGCGCTTTTTTGCTTGAAAAATTTGTGGGGTTGAATAATAACCCCTCAAAGAGCATCTATGCTCATTACACAGATGCCACGGATACTAAAGCTCTGAAGTTCGTCATATCTGCTATCAAGTGAGCCATTACACCCTATTTCCATTGATCACCTACTGACAGATCCTCCAGCGACGTAATCATCCAGGTCAACCTTCGAGACTGCGGTCTTCTCTAGTCCCGTCAAATCTGCAACCATCGTACCCTTACCTATCATTGAGACTTTACAGTTTGCCATTTCCGTTCCTGCTTGTATACATTATACTTCCTATCATCCTGTAGAATTTAAACCTCCAATGCAAAATACAATAATTCTGCATTCATTGGCCTCTGCAGTTTTATGGACTTCTTCTTCGCGAAAGAAGATATTTGACAGTTGTTGTTCATGTAGAGCTGTCGAGGACCTGGTTAACTTGGAGTTTCAGTTGTTGAGTATCAGTGTGCATTGCCCCTTGCTGTACCAAACTCCGATCAGACATCATGTGTGGATAGTTTATCTTGTCCACTTGGTAACGCTCTGTTTATATTAGTAACAGCAGCTTTTATTCAACTAAAATCTGTCGATTGCGGGCTCGTATCATTCGTTACGTCGGTTGCGCGGTCGGTATATACGAGGTCGCGAATTCCGTCGCGAACGAAAtatgaatgatgatgatgattaACGTGCGCGTGCGGAAAAAGATGACGTTCATACGCATTTCATGGTACCCACTGCCACGCAAGTCATCTTAATTTACGTACCACTACTTCGTACGAATAATTGATATTATTGCGCTTCTCCTTGGCCTTTTTAGCTCTTTTTATTATATCTACCTACTTCAGTCTGTCCGTAATTCACATTTGCTAAAGAATATGTCTGAAACACCGTCCAAATGGGTCCCTCTGGAGGCTTCTCCTGATGTAAGTCTCACCCTTGCGTCGAAGTTCCCTAGTTCCTTCAAACGCTTACGAAGCGCTGCCAAACAGGTCTTTAATGCCGTACGTAACGAATATTACTACCCAGTTAGTGAGGACAGGATTACATTTATTGACACACTTCACATCCAGTGGTCCGAGCCCCTTGGTCTTCCTCAGTCCCTCGCGTTCCAAGACCTCTTCTCTCTTGACCCTTCTTTTCTGTCCTTCGTCCCAACCCCTCACCGAGCAGTCTTacttctctttccttcaaAAGGGAAACtaaaggaagagagaagtAAGGAAGATCAAGACGATGGCAATCAGTTTAAGGGTGAAGGAATCTGGTGGATCAAGCAAACTGTTGAGTACCTGTTTCAGTCATTGCTGGATGACTAACGAGCTATGGAAGATTCCTAATGCCTGCGGCTCTATTGGCCTCCTTCACTCTCTATTAAACTTACCTGAG includes these proteins:
- a CDS encoding Heterotrimeric G protein alpha subunit B, putative (Similar to TIGR gene model, INSD accession AAW40709.1) gives rise to the protein MGCTQSTEDVAAKARSADIDEQLKRDRANLRNEIKMLLLGAGESGKSTVLKQMRLIYNKPYDAEERDSYREIVYSNTVQSMRVLLEGVQFMDIPIDPLNRSRWELIMAAPPQIEGDAFPPKLADAVAGLWKDYGVQQAFFRRNELQLNDSAPYYFEAISRIAKPNYMPTDQDILRARVKTTGITETYFKIGELTYKLFDVGGQRSERRKWLNIFDSVTALVFLIAISEYDQKLYEDETVNRMQEAMTLFESVANSRWFTKTSIILFLNKIDIFREKLPVSPLSNTFPDFRGGNDYDMACAFLLEKFVGLNNNPSKSIYAHYTDATDTKALKFVISAINDVIIQVNLRDCGLL